From a single Couchioplanes caeruleus genomic region:
- a CDS encoding ABC transporter substrate-binding protein: protein MKALRSAAAVGAAALLLAACGDGAGGTGTRLADGKTFTMALANDPGNLDPHFTSLSVTGQVDRFLYDSLLGFAADGKLLPGLAQKWQATTTTATFTLRKGVTCGDGSPLTAATVAANISFVGDVKNGSSRVGTFVPAGAKATADEAAGTVTVTSPAPDAFLDRNLGGLPIVCDKGMKDRGELKQGADGTGMFTLTEAVANDHYTLTRRKDYAWGPGDWKSTQPGLPDKVVLRIIPNEATMANLVLSGEVNAARIAGPDGQRLRGDGFQRRDVLAPSGEMLFNQKSGLLTADPAVRRALVQSLDLTQLRQVFTSGQGTAPTGLVAPSMSPCKGDSVTGSLPGFDAAGGKGALETARNGKPLALTLVYPTSGLPGAPATAELIQQQWTAAGVKVQLKPISEAQVGQIVGGELAWDVALFSITVTLPSQLVSYVSGPTPPQGTNFAFIDNKDYTAAVAAAQKLPGDSGCTQWQAAEKALLQHLDIVPFANSNVPVYAKGATVDLSEGDVDPASIRMLG, encoded by the coding sequence ATGAAGGCTCTGCGATCGGCGGCGGCGGTGGGCGCGGCGGCGCTCCTGCTCGCCGCCTGCGGCGACGGCGCGGGCGGCACGGGCACCCGCCTGGCCGACGGCAAGACGTTCACGATGGCCCTGGCCAACGACCCCGGCAACCTCGACCCGCACTTCACCTCGCTGTCCGTCACGGGGCAGGTCGATCGTTTCCTGTACGACTCGCTGCTCGGCTTCGCCGCCGACGGCAAGCTGCTGCCCGGGCTGGCGCAGAAGTGGCAGGCGACCACCACCACCGCCACGTTCACCCTGCGCAAGGGCGTGACCTGCGGGGACGGCAGCCCGCTGACCGCGGCGACGGTGGCGGCGAACATCAGCTTCGTGGGCGACGTCAAGAACGGCTCGAGCCGGGTCGGCACGTTCGTCCCGGCCGGCGCGAAGGCCACCGCGGACGAGGCGGCCGGCACCGTCACGGTGACCTCGCCGGCGCCCGACGCGTTCCTCGACCGCAACCTGGGCGGCCTGCCGATCGTCTGCGACAAGGGCATGAAGGACCGCGGCGAGCTCAAGCAGGGCGCCGACGGCACCGGCATGTTCACGCTGACCGAGGCGGTCGCCAACGACCACTACACGCTCACCCGGCGCAAGGACTACGCCTGGGGGCCGGGCGACTGGAAGTCCACCCAGCCGGGCCTGCCCGACAAGGTCGTGCTGCGGATCATCCCGAACGAGGCCACGATGGCGAACCTCGTGCTCTCCGGCGAGGTGAACGCCGCCCGGATCGCCGGGCCCGACGGCCAGCGGCTGCGCGGTGACGGCTTCCAGCGGCGCGACGTGCTCGCCCCGTCCGGCGAGATGCTGTTCAACCAGAAGTCCGGGCTGCTGACCGCGGACCCGGCCGTACGGCGGGCCCTCGTGCAGTCGCTGGACCTGACCCAGCTGCGACAGGTCTTCACCAGCGGTCAGGGCACCGCCCCGACGGGCCTGGTCGCGCCGTCCATGAGCCCGTGCAAGGGCGACTCGGTCACCGGGTCCCTGCCGGGCTTCGACGCCGCCGGTGGCAAGGGTGCGCTGGAGACGGCCCGCAACGGCAAGCCTCTGGCCCTGACGCTGGTGTACCCGACGTCCGGTCTCCCCGGAGCGCCGGCCACTGCCGAGCTGATCCAGCAGCAGTGGACCGCGGCGGGCGTGAAGGTGCAGCTCAAGCCGATCAGCGAGGCACAGGTGGGCCAGATCGTCGGCGGGGAGCTGGCGTGGGACGTTGCGCTGTTCTCGATCACGGTCACGCTGCCCAGCCAGCTGGTGTCGTACGTGTCCGGCCCGACCCCGCCGCAGGGCACCAACTTCGCCTTCATCGACAACAAGGACTACACGGCCGCGGTGGCCGCCGCGCAGAAGCTGCCCGGCGACAGCGGGTGCACGCAGTGGCAGGCGGCCGAGAAGGCGCTGCTGCAGCACCTCGACATCGTGCCGTTCGCGAACTCGAACGTGCCCGTCTACGCCAAGGGGGCCACTGTGGACCTCTCCGAGGGCGATGTGGACCCCGCCTCCATCCGGATGCTCGGCTGA
- a CDS encoding ABC transporter permease — protein MTALAAGAGRSRSLGDNVWVRFAVRRAGRLLLSLWVLVTAAFLMIHALPGDPVRAALGPTAPLELVQQRRTAMGLDDPLWLQYAHYLGNLLSGDMGISMTTGLPVSEIIGARMGATVELAVLAFAVAVVVSVPLGTLMAVLAGDGRRRAGDWMFTSTSVVLATIPEFLVAVGLVFVFGVQLGWAPVAGRTGPGSYVLPVLALALGPAFVLARLVRVEMLAVLQTDYIRTARAKRLPPRVVYLCHALPNAVTAGLTMGGLMLGALVAGTVLVENVFAWPGLGGTIVSSILAKDYPTVQGVVLVYGVGVLLVNLAVDVALALLDPRSAIRES, from the coding sequence GTGACCGCCCTCGCCGCCGGAGCCGGCCGGAGCAGGAGCCTCGGCGACAACGTCTGGGTACGGTTCGCGGTACGCCGCGCCGGGCGGCTGCTGCTGTCGCTGTGGGTGCTCGTCACGGCCGCGTTCCTCATGATCCACGCGCTGCCGGGCGACCCCGTCCGGGCGGCCCTCGGCCCGACGGCGCCGCTGGAGCTGGTGCAGCAGCGGCGTACGGCGATGGGCCTCGACGACCCGCTGTGGCTGCAGTACGCGCACTACCTCGGCAACCTGCTCAGCGGGGACATGGGCATCTCCATGACGACCGGGCTGCCGGTGTCGGAGATCATCGGGGCGCGGATGGGTGCGACCGTCGAGCTGGCGGTCCTCGCCTTCGCCGTCGCCGTGGTCGTCTCCGTACCCCTGGGCACGCTGATGGCCGTCCTGGCCGGTGACGGCCGCCGCCGCGCGGGCGACTGGATGTTCACCTCCACCAGCGTCGTGCTCGCCACCATCCCGGAGTTCCTCGTCGCGGTCGGGCTGGTGTTCGTCTTCGGCGTGCAGCTCGGCTGGGCGCCGGTGGCGGGCCGTACCGGGCCGGGCTCGTACGTGCTGCCGGTGCTCGCGCTCGCCCTCGGGCCGGCGTTCGTGCTGGCCCGCCTGGTGCGGGTGGAGATGCTGGCGGTGCTGCAGACCGACTACATCCGTACGGCCCGGGCGAAGCGGCTGCCGCCCCGGGTGGTGTACCTGTGCCACGCGCTGCCCAACGCCGTGACCGCCGGCCTGACCATGGGCGGCCTCATGCTGGGCGCGCTGGTCGCCGGCACGGTGCTGGTGGAGAACGTGTTCGCCTGGCCCGGCCTGGGCGGCACGATCGTGAGTTCGATCCTGGCCAAGGACTACCCGACCGTGCAGGGCGTCGTGCTCGTGTACGGCGTCGGCGTCCTGCTCGTGAACCTGGCGGTGGACGTGGCGCTCGCGCTGCTCGACCCCCGCTCGGCGATCCGGGAGAGCTGA